The sequence TATGAAATCGTCAAAGTGCTGAAGGATCTGAGTGATGACACGTATGAAATGAGTGAAGGAACGCTGTATGCCGCATTGAAACGGCTCGAGAAAAAGGCGTGGGTGGCGTCCTATTGGCAGCAGACGGACAGCGGCAGACGGAAATATTACCGACTTACAGACGAAGGGATGAAAGCCCAGGCTGTGAAGAAAGAGAACTGGGACTGGATGAACGAACTCGTCCATAAAAGTTCGGAAGGTCTCACATGAATGCGTCATTCGAGCGGTTCGT comes from Sporosarcina trichiuri and encodes:
- a CDS encoding PadR family transcriptional regulator; the protein is MDQEMMKGSVDLLILSLISRRDMYGYEIVKVLKDLSDDTYEMSEGTLYAALKRLEKKAWVASYWQQTDSGRRKYYRLTDEGMKAQAVKKENWDWMNELVHKSSEGLT